From Amycolatopsis sp. cg9, one genomic window encodes:
- a CDS encoding TIGR03086 family metal-binding protein — protein MTPLEDFDLAASAVTGLVSAVGAWDAPTACADWDVRAVVNHLAHGNAKVAFWAGAGPPAPEGDYLGASPVEAFAASVLRARTVLVSPGLLTRTVTTPLGEVPGVFLVHMRVNEYVVHGWDIADATGASTDLLPDLAVSALEQWRSRFGATPRQPGGPFGPEVPALAEATAADRLAAFLGRRSARGLRGLACWCALLAAWTPVRAAGLCTCAG, from the coding sequence ATGACCCCACTCGAGGACTTCGACCTGGCGGCTTCGGCGGTGACCGGCCTGGTGTCGGCGGTCGGCGCCTGGGACGCACCGACGGCGTGCGCGGACTGGGACGTGCGCGCGGTGGTGAACCACCTGGCGCACGGGAACGCGAAGGTGGCGTTCTGGGCGGGCGCGGGACCACCGGCGCCGGAGGGCGACTACCTGGGTGCCTCGCCGGTGGAGGCGTTCGCGGCCTCGGTCTTGCGCGCGCGGACGGTGCTGGTCTCGCCGGGGTTGCTGACGCGGACGGTGACGACTCCGCTGGGCGAGGTACCGGGGGTGTTCCTGGTGCACATGCGGGTCAACGAGTACGTGGTGCACGGCTGGGACATCGCGGACGCGACCGGCGCATCGACGGACTTGCTGCCGGACCTGGCGGTGAGTGCGCTGGAGCAGTGGCGATCCCGCTTCGGGGCGACGCCGCGGCAGCCGGGCGGCCCGTTCGGCCCGGAGGTCCCGGCCCTGGCGGAGGCGACGGCGGCGGACCGGCTGGCGGCGTTCCTGGGGAGGAGGTCGGCGCGCGGCTTGAGGGGCCTGGCCTGCTGGTGTGCGCTGCTTGCGGCGTGGACGCCGGTCCGGGCGGCCGGTTTGTGCACCTGTGCGGGGTGA
- a CDS encoding aldehyde dehydrogenase family protein, which translates to MADFFIGGDWVDARDGGRREIRCPADGSLVAAVAEGTAEDTGAAIAAARRAFDAGPWPGTPAHLRGDLLLRTADLLDRDAEAFARAESLDTGKRLVESRYDMADIAACLRYFGKLAAQDAGRVVDTGNPDAISRIVHEPVGVCGLITPWNYPLLQTVWKIAPALAAGNTFVLKPSELTPHTAILFLKLLTEAGLPPGVGNLVLGAGAEVGAPLATHPDVDLVSFTGCLATGRVIAAAAAGTVKKVALELGGKNPNVVFADADFETAVDYALTAVFLHSGQVCSAGARLIVQREWHGEFVDELVRRAERIRLGGPFDDRAETGPLISAAHRSKVEAYVAAALAEGAVLRTGGRRPEDPALAEGFYYLPTILDEVRQGSSAVVEESFGPVLTVETFTDEDDAVRIANDTHYGLAGAVFTQDASRAQRVAGRLRHGTVWINDFHPYLPQAEWGGYKQSGFGRELGPAGLAEYTEVKHIYQNLRPGPQHWFAG; encoded by the coding sequence ATGGCGGACTTCTTCATCGGCGGCGACTGGGTGGACGCACGGGACGGCGGGCGCCGGGAGATCCGCTGCCCGGCCGACGGTTCCCTGGTCGCGGCGGTCGCCGAGGGCACCGCCGAGGACACCGGGGCGGCCATCGCGGCGGCGCGCCGGGCGTTCGACGCCGGCCCGTGGCCCGGCACGCCCGCGCACCTGCGCGGTGACCTGCTGCTGCGCACCGCGGACCTGCTCGACCGCGACGCGGAGGCGTTCGCGCGCGCCGAGTCGCTCGACACCGGCAAGCGCCTGGTCGAGAGCCGCTACGACATGGCCGACATCGCGGCCTGCCTGCGCTACTTCGGCAAGCTCGCGGCGCAGGACGCCGGCCGCGTCGTCGACACCGGCAACCCGGACGCGATCAGCCGGATCGTGCACGAGCCGGTCGGCGTCTGCGGGCTGATCACACCGTGGAACTACCCGCTGCTGCAGACGGTGTGGAAGATCGCGCCGGCGCTCGCGGCGGGCAACACGTTCGTGCTCAAGCCCAGCGAGCTGACACCGCACACGGCGATCCTGTTCCTGAAGCTGCTCACCGAGGCGGGCCTGCCGCCCGGTGTGGGCAACCTGGTGCTCGGCGCCGGCGCCGAGGTGGGCGCGCCGCTGGCGACCCACCCGGACGTCGACCTGGTGTCGTTCACCGGCTGCCTGGCCACCGGCAGGGTGATCGCCGCGGCGGCCGCGGGCACGGTCAAGAAAGTGGCCCTCGAGCTGGGCGGCAAGAACCCGAACGTGGTCTTCGCCGACGCCGACTTCGAGACCGCGGTCGACTACGCGCTGACGGCGGTGTTCCTGCACTCGGGCCAGGTCTGCTCGGCGGGGGCGCGGCTGATCGTGCAGCGGGAGTGGCACGGCGAGTTCGTCGACGAGCTGGTGCGCCGCGCCGAGCGGATCCGCCTGGGCGGCCCGTTCGACGACCGCGCGGAGACGGGCCCGCTGATCTCGGCGGCGCACCGGTCCAAGGTGGAGGCGTACGTGGCCGCAGCCCTGGCGGAGGGCGCGGTGCTGCGCACGGGCGGCCGCCGACCGGAGGATCCGGCGCTGGCGGAGGGCTTCTACTACCTGCCGACCATCCTGGACGAGGTGCGGCAGGGCTCGTCGGCGGTGGTCGAGGAGTCGTTCGGGCCGGTCCTGACGGTCGAGACGTTCACCGACGAGGACGACGCGGTCCGCATCGCCAACGACACGCACTACGGCCTGGCCGGCGCGGTGTTCACCCAGGACGCTTCGCGCGCGCAGCGAGTGGCCGGGCGGCTGCGCCACGGGACGGTGTGGATCAACGACTTCCACCCGTACCTGCCGCAGGCCGAGTGGGGCGGCTACAAGCAGTCGGGGTTCGGCCGCGAGCTGGGCCCGGCGGGGCTGGCGGAGTACACCGAGGTCAAGCACATCTACCAGAACCTGCGCCCGGGCCCGCAGCACTGGTTCGCGGGCTGA
- the dxs gene encoding 1-deoxy-D-xylulose-5-phosphate synthase — MTMLESLSGPADLKRMSVEDLGELAAEIRDFLVDKVRRAGGHLGPNLGVVELTLALHRVFDSPRDAIVWDVGHQAYVHKIVTGRAAGFDLLRQTGGVTGYPSRAESDHDWVESSHASSGLSYVDGLAKAFALDGGGRHAIAVVGDGALTGGMCWEALNNIAAHRDRPVVIVINDNGRSYSPTIGGLADHLAALRLQPGYERLLDGGRELLKHTPVVGKPIYAALHAAKAGLKDALSPQAMFSDLGLKYLGPVDGHDQVALEKAFHSAKAFGGAVIVHVVTEKGHGYAPAVNNEHDQMHQTDPIDPETGLPPVKGPSWTGVFGEELAKIGAEREDVVAITAAMLRSTGLDKFAESFPDRWYDVGIAEQHAVTSAAGLAMGGLHPVVAIYSTFLNRAFDQVLMDVALHRLPVTLVLDRAGITGPDGPSHHGMWDLSLLGMVPGMRVAAPRDPATLREELNEAVDVADGPTALRFSKGKVGTDVTAVERIGTVDVLRRPTEGADVLLVTVGAFATLGLAAADRLADQGIGVTVVDPRWVLPVPAELVALASQHKLVVTVEDSGRHGGFGSALAAMFRDAECDVPLRDLAVPQSFHDLGSRDEVLARIGLTAQDVARRVTEWASGRLGTASEQTEKSADRS; from the coding sequence GTGACGATGCTGGAGTCCCTCAGCGGGCCGGCGGACCTGAAGCGCATGAGTGTCGAGGACCTCGGCGAACTGGCTGCCGAGATCCGGGACTTCCTCGTCGACAAGGTCCGCCGCGCGGGCGGGCACCTGGGGCCGAACCTCGGCGTCGTCGAGCTCACCCTGGCGCTGCACCGCGTGTTCGACTCGCCGCGCGACGCGATCGTGTGGGACGTCGGCCACCAGGCGTACGTGCACAAGATCGTCACCGGCCGGGCGGCCGGGTTCGACCTGCTGCGCCAGACCGGCGGCGTCACCGGTTACCCGTCGCGCGCGGAGAGTGACCACGACTGGGTGGAGAGCAGCCACGCGTCGTCCGGCCTGTCCTATGTGGACGGCCTGGCGAAGGCGTTCGCGCTGGACGGCGGCGGGCGGCACGCGATCGCCGTCGTCGGCGACGGCGCGCTCACCGGCGGGATGTGCTGGGAGGCGCTCAACAACATCGCCGCCCACCGGGACCGCCCGGTCGTCATCGTGATCAACGACAACGGCCGGTCGTACTCGCCGACCATCGGCGGGCTGGCCGACCACCTCGCCGCGCTGCGCCTGCAGCCCGGCTACGAGCGGCTCCTCGACGGCGGCCGCGAGCTCCTCAAGCACACCCCGGTCGTCGGCAAGCCGATCTACGCCGCGCTGCACGCCGCGAAGGCCGGGCTGAAGGACGCGCTGAGCCCGCAGGCGATGTTCTCCGACCTCGGCCTGAAGTACCTCGGCCCGGTCGACGGCCACGACCAGGTGGCGCTGGAGAAGGCGTTCCACAGCGCGAAGGCGTTCGGCGGCGCCGTGATCGTGCACGTGGTGACCGAGAAGGGCCACGGCTACGCGCCCGCGGTGAACAACGAGCACGACCAGATGCACCAGACCGACCCGATCGACCCGGAGACCGGCCTGCCGCCGGTGAAGGGCCCGAGCTGGACCGGGGTGTTCGGCGAAGAGCTGGCGAAGATCGGCGCCGAGCGCGAGGACGTCGTCGCGATCACCGCGGCGATGCTGCGCTCGACCGGGCTGGACAAGTTCGCCGAGTCCTTCCCGGACCGCTGGTACGACGTCGGCATCGCCGAGCAGCACGCGGTCACCTCGGCCGCCGGGCTCGCGATGGGCGGGCTGCACCCGGTGGTCGCGATCTACTCGACGTTCCTCAACCGCGCGTTCGACCAGGTGCTGATGGACGTCGCGCTGCACCGCCTGCCGGTGACGCTGGTGCTCGACCGGGCCGGCATCACCGGGCCGGACGGGCCGAGCCACCACGGCATGTGGGACCTCTCGCTGCTCGGCATGGTCCCGGGCATGCGCGTCGCGGCGCCGCGCGACCCGGCGACGCTGCGCGAAGAGCTGAACGAAGCCGTCGACGTGGCCGACGGCCCGACGGCGCTGCGCTTCTCGAAGGGCAAGGTCGGCACCGACGTCACCGCCGTCGAGCGGATCGGCACGGTCGACGTGCTGCGCCGCCCCACGGAGGGCGCGGACGTCCTGCTGGTGACGGTCGGCGCGTTCGCGACCCTCGGCCTGGCGGCCGCGGACCGGCTGGCCGACCAGGGCATCGGCGTGACGGTGGTGGACCCGCGCTGGGTCCTGCCGGTCCCGGCCGAGCTGGTCGCGCTGGCGTCACAGCACAAACTGGTGGTGACGGTCGAGGACAGCGGCCGCCACGGCGGCTTCGGCTCGGCCCTGGCGGCGATGTTCCGCGACGCCGAGTGCGATGTGCCGCTGCGCGACCTGGCGGTGCCGCAGTCGTTCCACGACCTGGGGAGCCGCGACGAGGTCTTGGCGCGCATCGGCTTGACGGCGCAGGACGTGGCCCGCCGGGTGACGGAGTGGGCTTCGGGCCGCCTGGGCACGGCTTCCGAGCAGACCGAGAAGAGCGCCGACCGCAGCTGA
- a CDS encoding cytosine permease, with product MSDKITEVEQHGIAPIPPEEQTSRPRDLFRMAFGGANTFATIILGTLPIAYGLSFRDAALATALGVAVGGLVLAPMALFGPRTRTNNAVSSGAHFGVVGRCVGSFLSLLTAITFFAISVWVSGDAVAGAAQRLFGFDGGAVLRGIAYGVIAIATLVVCIYGYRFMLLVNRIAVVLGTLIMLLGILAYGGTFDPGYAGTGTYALGTFWPTFTLAALTALANPISFGAFLGDWARYIPSSFSKRSLLTAPFLAQVATLLPFGFGIATATLVADPADYITGLTAISPLWYAIPLIVVALIGGLSTGTTSLYGTGLDFSSIFPRLSRVQATLLIGTLSVAFIFVGNFVLDMVSSINAFATLIVLCTSPWMVIMMIGFVQRRGFYDVDDLQVFNEGRRGGRYWFARGVNWRAMAAWIPATTLGLLCANTPMIAGPLRDVAGGVDISLLVTLVTAAVAYPVLVKLFPEPPEVFGSAPIPVTTALPAEA from the coding sequence ATGAGCGACAAGATCACCGAGGTCGAGCAGCACGGCATCGCGCCGATCCCGCCGGAGGAGCAGACGTCGCGCCCGCGCGACCTGTTCCGGATGGCGTTCGGCGGCGCGAACACGTTCGCCACGATCATCCTGGGCACGCTGCCGATCGCCTACGGGCTGAGCTTCCGCGACGCGGCGCTGGCGACCGCGCTCGGCGTCGCCGTGGGCGGGCTGGTGCTCGCGCCGATGGCGTTGTTCGGGCCGCGCACGCGCACCAACAACGCGGTCTCGTCCGGCGCGCACTTCGGCGTGGTCGGCCGGTGCGTCGGGTCGTTCCTGTCGCTGCTGACGGCGATCACGTTCTTCGCGATCTCGGTCTGGGTCAGCGGCGACGCCGTGGCCGGCGCGGCACAACGACTCTTCGGCTTCGACGGTGGCGCGGTGCTGCGCGGGATCGCGTACGGCGTGATCGCGATCGCGACGCTGGTGGTGTGCATCTACGGCTACCGGTTCATGCTGCTGGTCAACCGGATCGCGGTCGTCCTCGGCACGCTGATCATGCTGCTGGGGATCCTGGCGTACGGCGGCACGTTCGACCCCGGCTACGCGGGCACCGGAACGTACGCGCTGGGCACGTTCTGGCCGACGTTCACCCTGGCGGCCCTGACCGCACTGGCCAACCCGATCTCGTTCGGCGCGTTCCTCGGCGACTGGGCCCGCTACATCCCGTCTTCCTTCAGCAAGCGCTCCCTGCTGACGGCGCCGTTCCTGGCCCAGGTGGCAACGCTGCTCCCGTTCGGCTTCGGCATCGCGACGGCGACCCTGGTCGCGGACCCGGCCGACTACATCACCGGCCTGACGGCGATTTCCCCGCTCTGGTACGCGATCCCGCTGATCGTGGTCGCGCTGATCGGCGGCCTCTCGACGGGCACGACATCGCTGTACGGCACGGGCCTGGACTTCAGCTCGATCTTCCCGCGGCTGTCCCGGGTCCAGGCGACGCTCCTGATCGGCACGCTGAGCGTGGCGTTCATCTTCGTCGGCAACTTCGTGCTGGACATGGTGTCGAGCATCAACGCGTTCGCAACGCTGATCGTGCTGTGCACCTCGCCGTGGATGGTGATCATGATGATCGGCTTCGTCCAGCGCCGCGGCTTCTACGACGTCGACGACCTGCAGGTGTTCAACGAAGGGCGTCGCGGTGGCCGGTATTGGTTCGCCCGAGGGGTGAACTGGCGCGCGATGGCGGCCTGGATCCCCGCGACGACGCTGGGCCTGCTGTGCGCGAACACGCCGATGATCGCGGGCCCCCTGCGGGATGTGGCGGGCGGGGTGGACATCAGCCTGCTGGTGACGCTGGTGACGGCGGCGGTGGCGTACCCGGTGCTGGTGAAGCTGTTCCCGGAGCCGCCGGAAGTGTTCGGCTCGGCTCCGATCCCGGTCACCACCGCGCTGCCGGCCGAAGCCTGA
- a CDS encoding aminobutyraldehyde dehydrogenase, translating into MTRTLDLTDPATGEVFGTSTVASQSDVDNALVAAAQAFAIWRRSTPAQRQLALLKIADALEARAGEFADLEVRETGKIRSVVLEEEIPECVSALRFFAGAARHLEGTAAGEYAPGHTSVIRREPVGVCAQIAPWNYPLMMAVWKIAPALAAGNTVVLKPAETTPSTAVLLAEVAAEFLPAGAFTVLTGDRDTGRALVEHPITALVSITGSTRAGIDVATVAAADLKRTHLELGGNAPLLVFPDVDLAATAEGIAGAAFYNAGQDCTAGSRVLVQESIHDDFVAALAKVAASRTPGVDYGPLNSAAQFSRVEGLISRLPSHARIETGGTRFGARGFSFAPTVVSGLRQDDEIVQEEIFGPVITVQSFSDEAAGVALANGVPYGLASSVWTNDLGVAARVSAELDFGCVWVNTHGPLVAEMPHGGFGHSGHGKDLSAYAFAEYTRVKHVMTRFA; encoded by the coding sequence ATGACCCGCACGCTCGACCTGACCGACCCGGCGACCGGCGAAGTGTTCGGCACCAGCACCGTGGCCTCGCAGTCCGATGTGGACAACGCGCTCGTAGCGGCGGCGCAAGCGTTTGCGATCTGGCGTCGCAGCACCCCGGCCCAGCGGCAGCTGGCGCTGCTGAAGATCGCCGACGCCCTCGAAGCCCGCGCCGGGGAGTTCGCCGACCTCGAGGTGCGCGAGACCGGCAAGATCCGGTCGGTCGTCCTCGAAGAAGAGATCCCGGAGTGCGTGAGCGCGCTGCGGTTCTTCGCCGGGGCGGCCCGGCACCTGGAGGGCACCGCGGCCGGCGAGTACGCGCCGGGCCACACGTCGGTGATCCGCCGCGAGCCGGTCGGCGTCTGCGCGCAGATCGCGCCGTGGAACTACCCGCTGATGATGGCGGTCTGGAAGATCGCGCCGGCGCTGGCCGCGGGCAACACCGTGGTGCTCAAGCCGGCCGAGACGACGCCGTCGACCGCCGTACTGCTGGCCGAGGTCGCCGCCGAGTTCCTGCCGGCGGGCGCGTTCACCGTGCTGACCGGCGACCGCGACACCGGCCGCGCCCTGGTCGAGCACCCGATCACCGCGCTCGTCTCGATCACCGGGTCGACGCGGGCGGGCATCGACGTCGCCACCGTCGCGGCCGCGGACCTCAAGCGCACCCACCTGGAGCTGGGCGGCAACGCGCCGCTGCTGGTCTTCCCGGACGTCGACCTCGCCGCTACGGCCGAGGGCATCGCCGGCGCGGCGTTCTACAACGCGGGGCAGGACTGCACCGCGGGCAGCCGGGTGCTGGTCCAGGAGTCGATCCACGACGACTTCGTCGCCGCGCTGGCGAAGGTCGCCGCTTCGCGGACTCCGGGCGTCGACTACGGGCCGCTGAACAGCGCGGCGCAGTTCTCGCGCGTCGAGGGCCTGATCTCGCGGCTGCCGTCGCACGCGCGGATCGAGACCGGCGGCACGCGGTTCGGCGCGCGGGGCTTCTCCTTCGCCCCCACGGTGGTTTCCGGCCTGCGCCAGGACGACGAGATCGTCCAGGAGGAGATCTTCGGCCCGGTCATCACCGTGCAGTCCTTTTCGGACGAAGCTGCGGGCGTGGCGCTGGCCAACGGCGTCCCCTACGGACTGGCGTCCTCGGTGTGGACGAACGACCTCGGTGTCGCCGCGCGGGTGTCGGCCGAGCTGGACTTCGGCTGCGTCTGGGTCAACACGCACGGCCCGCTGGTCGCCGAGATGCCGCACGGCGGGTTCGGCCACTCCGGCCACGGCAAGGACCTCTCGGCGTACGCCTTCGCCGAGTACACCCGCGTCAAGCACGTGATGACGAGGTTCGCATGA
- a CDS encoding thiamine pyrophosphate-binding protein, with translation MTRIGGDVVVETLRALGADTVFGLPGQHALGLFEALRRADDLRVISGRVENNLAFAADGHARARLAATPDGPVPVTPLIVSTGPGALLTLASLQESRAASVPVLGISSQVPVAGLGGGRHGYLHELPDQQASFAGVVKSVHVVRRASQIPSALREAWTSASTAPYGPVWVEIPQDVLLGPAGLPPITSVPATPPPLAPLPELVTAAAELLAAASNPVILAGGGALRSGAHAELTALAEALRAPVISTFGGKGVFGWDHELSGRSWLEDWHTTEFLAAADVLLVLGSGLGELSSNYREFAPRGRVIQVEADLGKLESNYPALGIHADVRLTVQALLEWVPMRASDGRAEAAVSGLLSRVESRLAGQDLAVERKLIDDIRAAVPEGTQTFWDMTIAAYWAWSAWNPEGAPIHTAQGAGGLGYGLPGALGGAAAGSPTLAVSGDGGAMYGLAELATAVQHGLDVTWLVIDDGGYGILREYLTDTFGRTTATELARPDFVGLASSFGVPATLSSLDTVGADLAAALRTPGPSVVVLPALLKMFAPTHLEQA, from the coding sequence ATGACGCGCATCGGCGGTGACGTCGTCGTCGAAACGCTGCGGGCGCTGGGCGCCGACACGGTGTTCGGCCTGCCCGGCCAGCACGCGCTGGGCCTGTTCGAGGCGCTGCGGCGCGCCGACGACCTGCGCGTGATCAGCGGGCGGGTCGAGAACAACCTCGCCTTCGCCGCCGACGGCCACGCCCGCGCGCGGCTGGCCGCCACCCCCGACGGCCCGGTACCGGTCACGCCCCTGATCGTCTCGACCGGCCCGGGCGCGCTGCTGACGCTGGCCTCCCTGCAGGAGTCCCGCGCGGCTTCGGTGCCGGTGCTCGGGATCTCCAGCCAGGTCCCGGTCGCCGGGCTCGGCGGCGGGCGGCACGGCTACCTGCACGAGCTGCCCGACCAGCAGGCGAGCTTCGCCGGCGTCGTGAAGTCGGTGCACGTCGTGCGCCGCGCGAGCCAGATCCCGTCGGCCCTGCGCGAAGCCTGGACGTCGGCCTCGACCGCGCCCTACGGCCCGGTGTGGGTCGAGATCCCCCAGGACGTGCTGCTCGGCCCCGCCGGGCTCCCGCCGATCACGTCGGTGCCGGCCACTCCCCCTCCCCTGGCTCCCCTGCCGGAGCTGGTCACGGCCGCGGCCGAGCTGCTGGCGGCAGCTTCGAACCCGGTGATCCTGGCGGGCGGCGGCGCCCTGCGGTCCGGCGCGCACGCCGAGCTGACGGCGCTCGCCGAAGCGTTGCGCGCACCGGTGATCTCGACGTTCGGCGGCAAGGGCGTCTTCGGCTGGGACCACGAGCTGTCCGGGCGGTCCTGGCTGGAGGACTGGCACACCACGGAGTTCCTCGCCGCCGCGGACGTGCTGCTGGTGCTCGGCTCCGGGCTGGGCGAGCTGTCCAGCAACTACCGCGAGTTCGCCCCGCGCGGCCGGGTGATCCAGGTCGAGGCCGATCTCGGCAAGCTGGAGTCCAACTACCCCGCCCTGGGCATCCACGCCGACGTACGACTGACGGTGCAGGCGCTCCTGGAGTGGGTGCCGATGCGGGCGTCCGACGGCCGGGCCGAGGCTGCGGTTTCGGGTTTGCTCTCGCGCGTCGAGTCACGGCTGGCCGGCCAGGACCTGGCCGTCGAACGCAAGCTGATCGACGACATCCGCGCGGCGGTCCCCGAGGGCACCCAGACGTTCTGGGACATGACGATCGCCGCGTACTGGGCCTGGTCGGCGTGGAACCCCGAGGGCGCGCCGATCCACACCGCGCAGGGTGCGGGCGGCCTGGGCTACGGCCTGCCGGGCGCGCTCGGCGGCGCGGCGGCCGGGAGCCCCACGCTCGCGGTATCCGGCGACGGCGGCGCGATGTACGGCCTCGCCGAGCTGGCCACCGCGGTCCAGCACGGCCTCGACGTCACGTGGCTGGTGATCGACGACGGCGGCTACGGCATCCTCCGCGAATACCTCACGGACACCTTCGGCCGCACGACGGCGACCGAGCTGGCCCGCCCCGACTTCGTGGGGCTGGCTTCGTCGTTCGGCGTCCCGGCGACCTTGTCCTCTTTGGACACGGTGGGCGCCGACCTCGCGGCGGCCTTGCGGACACCGGGGCCGTCCGTCGTCGTCCTCCCCGCGTTGCTGAAGATGTTCGCGCCGACCCACCTGGAGCAGGCATGA
- the speB gene encoding agmatinase: protein MPNIGPLDSSRVPRFAGFATFARLPRIDQVDRADVAVVGVPFDSGVSYRPGARFGPAAVREASRLLRPYHPELDVSPFAEKQVVDAGDIAVNPFNIGEAIETLQQEAEALQADGTRLVTVGGDHTIALPLLRAAAKKHGPVALLHFDAHLDTWDTYFGEPYTHGTPFRRASEEGILDTSALSHVGTRGPLYGKRDLEEDRRLGFGIVTSGDVMRRGVAETVDALRQRIGDRPLYISVDIDVLDPAHAPGTGTPEAGGLTSRELLEILRGLRDLNLVGADVVELAPAYDHAEITAIAASHVAYDLVSLLTLGKGE from the coding sequence GTGCCTAACATCGGACCCCTCGACTCGTCGCGCGTCCCCCGGTTCGCCGGCTTCGCGACCTTCGCGCGGCTGCCGCGCATCGACCAGGTCGACCGCGCCGACGTCGCCGTCGTCGGGGTGCCCTTCGACTCCGGCGTGTCCTACCGGCCGGGCGCGCGGTTCGGCCCGGCGGCCGTCCGCGAGGCGAGCCGGCTGCTGCGGCCGTACCACCCGGAGCTGGACGTCTCGCCGTTCGCCGAGAAGCAGGTCGTGGACGCGGGCGACATCGCGGTCAACCCGTTCAACATCGGCGAAGCGATCGAGACGCTGCAGCAGGAAGCCGAAGCGCTGCAGGCGGACGGGACGCGGCTGGTCACCGTCGGCGGCGACCACACCATCGCCCTGCCGCTGCTGCGGGCGGCGGCGAAGAAGCACGGGCCGGTCGCGCTGCTGCACTTCGACGCGCACCTGGACACCTGGGACACCTACTTCGGCGAGCCGTACACCCACGGCACCCCGTTCCGGCGGGCGTCCGAGGAAGGCATCCTCGACACGAGCGCGCTGTCGCACGTCGGCACGCGCGGGCCGCTGTACGGCAAGCGCGACCTGGAAGAGGACCGCCGCCTCGGCTTCGGCATCGTCACCTCCGGCGACGTCATGCGCCGCGGCGTCGCCGAGACCGTCGACGCGCTGCGGCAGCGCATCGGCGACCGGCCGCTGTACATCTCGGTCGACATCGACGTGCTCGACCCGGCCCACGCGCCCGGCACCGGCACGCCCGAGGCGGGCGGGCTGACCAGCCGCGAGCTCCTGGAGATCCTGCGCGGGCTGCGCGACCTCAACCTGGTCGGCGCGGACGTCGTCGAGCTGGCCCCGGCCTACGACCACGCCGAGATCACCGCCATCGCGGCCTCGCACGTCGCCTACGACCTGGTGAGCCTGCTGACCCTCGGGAAGGGCGAATGA
- a CDS encoding sodium:solute symporter codes for MTGDYAVIALYIAGMIGVGWYGLKLAKTKSDYLVAGRRLGWFMYSGTMSAVVLGGASTVGGVKLGYTYGISGMWLVVSIGVGILVLHTLFARRLVKLKVYTVGEMLDLRYGGRTSAVSGVVMWGYTLMLTVTSTLAFATIFKVLFDLPNWAGIAVGGSIVVLYSVLGGMWSITLTDIAQFVIKTIGILAILLPVAISSAGGFSGMSEKLDANFFSFTSIGTDTIITYFVIYTFGLLIGQDIWQRVFTARTPGIATSGGITSGVYCLVYGLAGALIGTAAHTLYPDLASAQDAFATIVERLLPTGVRGLVLAAALSAMMSTASGALIACATTTTSDLLTKIGLKKGGEVSRNRLATLVLGLIAIGIAMVVDDVVNALTIAYDILVGGLLVAIVGALFWKRGTRQGAYASMVAGTVSVVAFMIIDGVDANTPIYWGLGASLVVYLAVSFATPRTADSILSVWTRRLNGEDTHNPTREQEPSSA; via the coding sequence GTGACCGGCGACTACGCGGTGATCGCGCTGTACATCGCGGGCATGATCGGGGTCGGCTGGTACGGCCTGAAGCTCGCGAAGACGAAGTCCGACTACCTCGTCGCCGGACGGCGGCTGGGCTGGTTCATGTACTCCGGCACGATGTCGGCCGTCGTGCTCGGCGGCGCGTCCACCGTCGGCGGCGTGAAGCTCGGCTACACCTACGGCATCTCCGGCATGTGGCTGGTCGTCAGCATCGGCGTCGGCATCCTCGTGCTGCACACGCTGTTCGCGCGCCGGCTGGTGAAGCTCAAGGTCTACACCGTCGGCGAGATGCTCGACCTGCGCTACGGCGGCCGCACCAGCGCGGTGTCCGGCGTCGTCATGTGGGGCTACACGCTGATGCTCACGGTGACCTCGACGCTGGCCTTCGCGACCATCTTCAAGGTCCTGTTCGACCTGCCGAACTGGGCGGGCATCGCCGTCGGCGGCTCGATCGTCGTCCTCTACTCGGTGCTCGGCGGCATGTGGTCGATCACGCTCACCGACATCGCCCAGTTCGTCATCAAGACCATCGGCATCCTGGCGATCCTGCTGCCGGTCGCGATCAGCTCCGCCGGCGGGTTCTCCGGCATGAGCGAAAAGCTCGACGCGAACTTCTTCAGCTTCACCTCGATCGGCACCGACACGATCATCACCTACTTCGTCATCTACACCTTCGGCCTGCTCATCGGCCAGGACATCTGGCAGCGCGTGTTCACCGCCCGCACGCCGGGGATCGCGACGTCCGGCGGCATCACCTCCGGCGTCTACTGCCTGGTCTACGGCCTGGCCGGGGCCCTGATCGGCACCGCGGCGCACACGCTGTACCCGGACCTCGCCAGCGCGCAGGACGCCTTCGCGACGATCGTCGAGCGCCTGCTCCCGACCGGGGTCCGCGGCCTGGTGCTGGCCGCCGCGCTGTCGGCGATGATGTCGACGGCGAGCGGCGCGCTGATCGCGTGCGCCACCACCACGACGTCGGACCTGCTCACCAAGATCGGCCTGAAGAAGGGCGGCGAGGTCAGCCGGAACCGGCTCGCGACGCTGGTGCTCGGGCTGATCGCGATCGGCATCGCGATGGTCGTCGACGACGTCGTCAACGCCCTCACCATCGCCTACGACATCCTGGTCGGCGGCCTGCTGGTGGCGATCGTCGGCGCGCTGTTCTGGAAGCGCGGCACCCGCCAGGGCGCGTACGCGTCGATGGTCGCGGGCACGGTGTCGGTGGTCGCGTTCATGATCATCGACGGCGTCGACGCCAACACCCCGATCTACTGGGGCCTCGGCGCGAGCCTGGTGGTGTACCTGGCCGTCAGCTTCGCCACGCCCCGCACCGCCGACTCGATCCTCTCCGTCTGGACCCGCCGCCTCAACGGCGAAGACACGCACAACCCGACCCGGGAACAGGAGCCCAGCAGTGCCTAA